Proteins encoded together in one Impatiens glandulifera chromosome 1, dImpGla2.1, whole genome shotgun sequence window:
- the LOC124920250 gene encoding shaggy-related protein kinase alpha-like: protein MASIAVEPISGLRQPSRNAAAAADKLPDEMNDMKIRDEKDMEATVIAGNGAETGHIIVTTIGGRNGQPKQTISYMAERAVGQGSFGIVFQAKCLETGETVAIKKVLQDKRYKNRELQTMRLIDHPNVVSLKHCFFSTTEKEELFLNLVLEYVPETVHRVIKHYNKMNQRMPMIYVKLYTFQIFRALAYIHGVLGVCHRDIKPQNLLVNPHTHQVKLCDFGSAKVLVKGEPNISYICSRYYRAPELIFGATEYSTAIDIWSGGCVMAELLLGQPLFPGESGVDQLVEIIKVLGTPTREEIKCMNPNYTEFKFPQIKAHPLHKIFHKRTPPEGVDLVSRLLQYSPSLRSSAMEVLIHPFFDELRDPNTRLPNGRFLPPLFNFKPQELKGVPTEILVKLIPVHARKQLSFLGSS from the exons ATGGCTTCTATAGCTGTAGAACCCATATCCGGATTAAGACAACCTTCAAGAAATGCAGCAGCTGCTGCTGATAAGCTTCCTGATGAGATGAATGACATGAAAATTAGAGATGAAAAG GACATGGAAGCCACTGTAATTGCTGGAAATGGTGCAGAAACAGGACATATTATTGTCACCACCATCGGAGGAAGAAACGGCCAACCTAAgcag ACAATTAGTTATATGGCTGAGCGAGCAGTAGGACAAGGTTCGTTTGGAATAGTTTTTCAGGCAAAATGTTTAGAGACCGGCGAGACAGTCGCGATAAAGAAAGTCCTGCAAGACAAGCGATACAAGAACAGAGAGCTACAAACGATGCGATTAATTGACCATCCGAATGTAGTTTCGTTGAAACATTGTTTCTTCTCTACAACCGAAAAGGAAGAACTGTTTCTGAATCTGGTCTTGGAATATGTCCCTGAAACTGTTCATCGCGTTAttaaacattacaataagatgAACCAAAGAATGCCCATGATCTATGTTAAATTATATACCTTTCAG atatttagAGCCCTTGCTTACATCCATGGTGTTCTTGGAGTCTGTCATAGAGATATCAAACCTCAAAATCTTCTG GTTAATCCACATACCCATCAAGTGAAACTGTGTGATTTCGGAAGCGCTAAAGTCCTG GTTAAAGGGGAACCAAACATATCTTATATATGTTCAAGATACTATAGAGCACCTGAGCTTATATTTGGTGCTACTGAATACTCAACAGCTATTGATATTTGGTCTGGCGGTTGTGTTATGGCCGAGCTTCTTCTTGGACAGCCTCTCTTTCCCGGTGAGAGTGGAGTCGATCAACTGGTCGAGATCATAAAG GTATTGGGTACTCCAACTAGGGAGGAAATTAAGTGCATGAATCCAAACTATACAGAATTCAAATTCCCACAGATTAAAGCTCATCCATTGCACAAG ATCTTCCACAAGCGCACGCCTCCGGAAGGAGTGGATCTGGTGTCGAGGCTGCTGCAATACTCTCCTAGTCTTCGTAGCTCAGCg ATGGAGGTATTGATCCATCCTTTCTTTGATGAGCTCCGTGACCCAAATACCCGATTGCCAAATGGGCGTTTCCTTCCTCCTTTGTTTAACTTTAAACCTCAAG AACTGAAAGGTGTTCCGACAGAAATACTGGTGAAGTTGATTCCGGTTCATGCGAGAAAGCAGTTGAGTTTTCTAGGATCGTCGTGA
- the LOC124916545 gene encoding short-chain dehydrogenase reductase 3b-like, whose product MSKSRLEGKVAIVTGAASGIGEAAARLFAEHGAAVILADVQDDLGCRVADSIGSDKVVYRHCDVRTEKDVQETVQFALDKFGSLHILFSNAGIIGPQTSILELDLDGLDSVLTTNVRGTAASIKHAAQAMVSKNIRGSIICTASVASCIGGSGPHAYTASKHAVVGLIRAASSELGAYGIRVNCVSPYGVATPMTCKAYGLEPGQVEDNSCAAANLKGIVLKAKHVAEAALFLASDESAYISGHNLTVDGGFTVVNHSFTAM is encoded by the exons ATGTCGAAATCCAG GTTGGAGGGTAAGGTGGCGATAGTTACCGGCGCCGCCAGTGGGATCGGAGAGGCGGCTGCGAGATTGTTTGCTGAACATGGAGCCGCTGTCATCTTGGCCGATGTTCAGGATGATTTGGGCTGTCGGGTTGCAGATTCTATTGGCTCCGACAAAGTGGTTTACCGACATTGTGATGTAAGGACCGAGAAGGATGTTCAAGAAACAGTTCAATTTGCCCTCGACAAATTCGGCTCCCTCCACATCCTCTTTAGCAATGCCGGAATCATAG GTCCTCAAACTAGCATATTGGAACTAGACCTAGATGGGTTAGACTCGGTTCTAACCACAAATGTTCGAGGCACAGCCGCCAGCATCAAGCACGCGGCTCAAGCCATGGTGTCTAAGAACATTCGCGGCTCCATCATATGCACAGCCAGCGTAGCATCCTGCATCGGCGGCTCGGGCCCGCATGCTTACACAGCTTCTAAGCATGCAGTTGTTGGACTGATCCGAGCCGCAAGCAGTGAATTGGGTGCCTATGGGATCAGAGTCAATTGTGTCTCTCCTTATGGCGTAGCCACGCCAATGACTTGTAAGGCCTACGGCTTGGAGCCAGGTCAAGTTGAGGACAATAGTTGCGCCGCCGCCAACTTGAAGGGGATTGTACTTAAGGCAAAACATGTGGCTGAGGCAGCTTTGTTTCTGGCTTCTGATGAGTCGGCTTATATTAGCGGCCATAATTTGACCGTTGATGGAGGCTTCACTGTGGTCAATCATAGCTTCACAGCAAtgtga
- the LOC124920251 gene encoding uncharacterized protein LOC124920251 has protein sequence MLNELIIHWYDFVCFGIVGVSFIGALYVIWNREGVGRIEDQTSYESLLPVNGPDGYISAAGLMPRGHISSNQLWGSCWRGLHPAGLLLIRFASFLIMSGILTCDILTYDASVFIYYTEWTFALVIVYFAIATIVSAHGCMIYYSKKNSTENGHTIEESNINAGALTFRAKELRATIKLQSHYNEEANQYRAGFGGYLMQIAYQICGGAVIMTDIVFWMVIVPFLKISHLQPNLLMGLMHSVNAVFLLIETCVNSLPFPWFRLSYFVLWSCIYVIFQWVVHACGLTVWPYPFLELSTPWAPLWYLCLAVVHIPCFGLFWLLEKGKNSFCGKLFPNAFVRSF, from the exons ATGTTGAATGAACTTATCATACACTGGTACGATTTCGTCTGCTTCGGCATCGTCGGAGTTTCTTTCATCGGAGCACTTTACGTCATCTGGAACAGAGAAGGAGTTGGCAGAATCGAAGATCAAACATCTTACGAGAGTTTACTACCTGTAAACGGTCCAGATGGATACATATCAGCGGCTGGTCTGATGCCCAGAGGTCACATAAGTTCCAATCAGCTATGGGGAAGCTGCTGGCGTGGTCTTCATCCTGCTGGATTGTTGCTGATTCGATTCGCCTCCTTCTTAATCATGTCCGGAATCCTCACTTGCGATATCCTGACTTATGACGCCTCTGTTTTCATTTATTACACCGA ATGGACATTTGCTTTGGTGATTGTGTATTTTGCT ATTGCAACAATCGTATCTGCACATGGCTGTATGATCTACTACTCGAAGAAGAACTCTACAGAAAACGGACATACAATAGAAGAGAGTAATATAAATGCAGGTGCATTAACGTTTAGAGCTAAAGAATTAAGAGCTACTATCAAGTTACAGAGCCATTATAATGAAGAGGCAAACCAATACCGAGCTGGTTTTGGGGGTTACCTTATGCAAATTGCTTATCAG ATTTGTGGGGGAGCTGTTATCATGACAGATATTGTGTTCTGGATGGTCATTGTCCCTTTTCTCAAAATATCACATTTGCAGCCGAACCTG TTGATGGGACTTATGCATTCTGTCAATGCGGTTTTCTTGCTTATAGAGACGTGTGTAAATAGTCTT CCATTTCCTTGGTTTCGGCTTTCATATTTTGTGCTATGGAGTTGTATTTACGTAATCTTTCAGTGGGTAGTTCATGCATGCGGTTTAACAGT GTGGCCATATCCTTTTCTTGAGCTTTCTACTCCTTGGGCACCATTATG GTACTTATGTTTGGCGGTGGTACATATCCCATGCTTTGGCCTGTTTTGGTTGTTAGAGAAAGGCAAGAACTCGTTTTGTGGTAAATTGTTTCCAAATGCGTTCGTGAGGTcattctaa
- the LOC124920252 gene encoding uncharacterized protein LOC124920252 isoform X2 — MENIKKETIGLDYWYQWQVPVCALIIVIPLIIAIRLIRKGNGLPLISSDLWIPSWRNLNPVFLLLFRASALISMSFTLYLTYLRLGRVFVFYFYTQWTFTLVTIYFALVTVISARGCFVYSKTSVPEIEDGEEISSRGKRRSIMKMKADFLEQFTQAIYQICGGASMLTDIVFWGLLVPFMLDEKFKLTMLISAMHSMNVVLLIIDSALNRQPFTWFGLNYFIVLSVTYVIFQWVLHACGFTWWPYPFLELATPWAPLWYLALALVHLPCYGIYILLNKAMVTIFSKMFPKAYELR; from the exons ATGGAGAACATCAAGAAGGAGACGATAGGGTTAGACTACTGGTATCAATGGCAAGTCCCTGTCTGCGCTCTGATCATCGTCATTCCTTTGATCATAGCCATTCGACTCATCCGTAAAGGCAACGGTCTTCCTCTCATATCTTCTGATCTTTGGATTCCTTCATGGAGAAATCTCAATCCCgtcttcctcctcctcttcaGAGCCTCCGCACTAATTTCCATGTCTTTCACTCTCTATCTAACCTACCTCCGTCTCGGCAGAGTGTTTGTCTTCTATTTTTACACTCA gtggacttttaCATTGGTCACGATCTACTTTGCT CTTGTTACTGTCATATCAGCCCGTGGATGCTTTGTTTATTCGAAAACATCAGTGCCTGAAATTGAAGATGGTGAGGAGATTAGTAGTAGAGGCAAGAGAAGAAGCATCATGAAGATGAAAGCTGACTTCCTTGAACAATTCACTCAGGCTATTTATCAG ATTTGTGGAGGTGCTTCAATGCTAACTGACATAGTATTTTGGGGTCTTTTAGTCCCCTTTATGCTAGATGAAAAATTCAAGCTTACAATG CTGATTTCAGCTATGCACAGCATGAACGTGGTTTTACTCATTATCGATTCCGCACTAAATAGACAG CCGTTTACCTGGTTCGGCTTGAACTATTTTATTGTATTGAGTGTCACCTATGTCATTTTTCAATGGGTTCTTCATGCTTGTGGTTTTACTTGGTGGCCATATCCTTTTCTTGAACTTGCCACGCCATGGGCACCTTTATG GTATTTGGCACTGGCTTTGGTTCATCTTCCATGTTATGGTATCTATATTTTGCTTAACAAAGCAATGGTCACCATTTTCTCTAAAATGTTCCCCAAGGCATAT GAGCTTAGATAA
- the LOC124920252 gene encoding uncharacterized protein LOC124920252 isoform X1: protein MENIKKETIGLDYWYQWQVPVCALIIVIPLIIAIRLIRKGNGLPLISSDLWIPSWRNLNPVFLLLFRASALISMSFTLYLTYLRLGRVFVFYFYTQWTFTLVTIYFALVTVISARGCFVYSKTSVPEIEDGEEISSRGKRRSIMKMKADFLEQFTQAIYQICGGASMLTDIVFWGLLVPFMLDEKFKLTMLISAMHSMNVVLLIIDSALNRQPFTWFGLNYFIVLSVTYVIFQWVLHACGFTWWPYPFLELATPWAPLWYLALALVHLPCYGIYILLNKAMVTIFSKMFPKAYVRSLDNVGAQFSEKKQT from the exons ATGGAGAACATCAAGAAGGAGACGATAGGGTTAGACTACTGGTATCAATGGCAAGTCCCTGTCTGCGCTCTGATCATCGTCATTCCTTTGATCATAGCCATTCGACTCATCCGTAAAGGCAACGGTCTTCCTCTCATATCTTCTGATCTTTGGATTCCTTCATGGAGAAATCTCAATCCCgtcttcctcctcctcttcaGAGCCTCCGCACTAATTTCCATGTCTTTCACTCTCTATCTAACCTACCTCCGTCTCGGCAGAGTGTTTGTCTTCTATTTTTACACTCA gtggacttttaCATTGGTCACGATCTACTTTGCT CTTGTTACTGTCATATCAGCCCGTGGATGCTTTGTTTATTCGAAAACATCAGTGCCTGAAATTGAAGATGGTGAGGAGATTAGTAGTAGAGGCAAGAGAAGAAGCATCATGAAGATGAAAGCTGACTTCCTTGAACAATTCACTCAGGCTATTTATCAG ATTTGTGGAGGTGCTTCAATGCTAACTGACATAGTATTTTGGGGTCTTTTAGTCCCCTTTATGCTAGATGAAAAATTCAAGCTTACAATG CTGATTTCAGCTATGCACAGCATGAACGTGGTTTTACTCATTATCGATTCCGCACTAAATAGACAG CCGTTTACCTGGTTCGGCTTGAACTATTTTATTGTATTGAGTGTCACCTATGTCATTTTTCAATGGGTTCTTCATGCTTGTGGTTTTACTTGGTGGCCATATCCTTTTCTTGAACTTGCCACGCCATGGGCACCTTTATG GTATTTGGCACTGGCTTTGGTTCATCTTCCATGTTATGGTATCTATATTTTGCTTAACAAAGCAATGGTCACCATTTTCTCTAAAATGTTCCCCAAGGCATATGTGAG GAGCTTAGATAATGTTGGAGCACAATTTTCAGAGAAGAAGCAGACCTAG